A stretch of the Lolium perenne isolate Kyuss_39 chromosome 3, Kyuss_2.0, whole genome shotgun sequence genome encodes the following:
- the LOC127341554 gene encoding uncharacterized protein, with amino-acid sequence MESEMSDAPAAAVAAEPLPAVAEEGEAAEGEASTLTMERVAAAKKFIENHYRSHMKNIQERKERRFRLERQLATSEVPREQQINLIKDLERKETEYMRLKRHKICVDDFELLTIIGRGAFGEVRLCREKTSGNIYAMKKLKKSDMVIRGQVEHVRAERNLLAEVASHCIVKLYYSFQDTEYLYLIMEYLPGGDIMTLLMREDTLTEHVARFYIAETILAIESIHRHNYIHRDIKPDNLLLDKNGHMKLSDFGLCKPIDCSKLSTLSEDEPMGDDNVKESMDVDSSLSQTTNGRRWRTQHEQLQHWQMNRRKLAFSTVGTPDYIAPEVLLKKGYGMECDWWSLGAIMYEMLVGYPPFYSDDPITTCRKIVHWRNHVKFPEDSRLSPEARDLICRLLCDVEHRIGGAGADQIKAHPWFHGVPWDKLYEMEAAFKPQVNDELDTQNFMKFDEMDNPPTRTGSGPSRKAKLNSKDLSFVGYTYKNFDAVKGLKHADMQRSSSLTRPSIGAIFGSNGMDSSREPNGKDTHMHTVSSGDAMSP; translated from the exons ATGGAGAGCGAGATGTCGGACGCGCCAGCCGCCGCGGTCGCCGCCGAGCCGCTCCCCGCCGTGGCGGAGGAGGGCGAGGCGGCGGAGGGGGAGGCGTCCACGCTCACCATggagcgcgtcgccgccgccaagaAGTTCATCGAGAACCACTACCGCTCCCACATGAAGAACATCCAGGAGCGCAAGGAGAG GCGTTTTAGGTTGGAGCGGCAGCTAGCTACTTCTGAAGTTCCCAGGGAGCAGCAAATCAATTTAATTAAAGACCTGGAGAGAAAGGAAACTGAGTACATGAGACTTAAAAGGCACAAAATCTGCGTGGATGACTTTGAGCTACTCACCATTATTGGGAGGGGCGCTTTTGGAGAG GTTCGACTGTGTCGGGAAAAGACCTCTGGCaacatatatgcaatgaaaaagcTGAAGAAGTCTGATATGGTTATCAGGGGTCAA GTGGAGCATGTAAGAGCTGAAAGAAACTTGTTGGCTGAAGTTGCTAGTCATTGCATTGTGAAGCTTTATTATTCTTTCCAAGATACGGAGTATCTTTACCTTATTATGGAATACCTCCCTGGTGGTGATATCATGACCCTTCTCATGAGAGAAGATACACTAACTGAGCATGTGGCTCGATTCTACATTGCTGAGACCATCCTTGCTATTGAATCCATTCATAGGCATAACTACATCCACAG AGATATCAAGCCTGATAATCTGCTCCTAGACAAGAATGGTCACATGAAGCTGTCAGATTTTGGGCTGTGCAAGCCAATTGATTGTTCAAAGCTCTCAACCTTGAGTGAAGATGAACCCATGGGTGATGACAACGTGAAGGAGTCAATGGATGTCGACAGTTCTCTCTCTCAAACTACAAACGGTAGAAGGTGGAGAACTCAACACGAACAACTTCAGCACTGGCAGATGAACAGAAGAAAACTG GCATTCTCAACTGTCGGGACCCCAGACTATATTGCTCCAGAAGTTTTGCTAAAGAAGGGATATGGAATGGAGTGTGATTG GTGGTCTTTGGGTGCAATAATGTATGAGATGCTTGTTGGGTATCCACCATTTTATTCTGATGATCCAATAACCACATGCAGAAAG ATTGTGCACTGGAGAAACCATGTAAAATTTCCAGAGGATTCAAGGTTGTCTCCTGAAGCAAGAGATCTCATTTGCCGGTTATTATGTGATGTTGAACACAGAATTGGTGGTGCAGGGGCAGATCAAATAAAG GCTCATCCTTGGTTCCATGGAGTTCCATGGGATAAACTTTATGAAATGGAAGCCGCATTTAAGCCTCAAGTAAATGACGAATTGGATACACAGAATTTCATGAAGTTTGACGAG ATGGATAATCCTCCAACAAGAACAGGTTCTGGGCCATCAAGAAAG GCGAAGCTGAATTCAAAAGATCTAAGCTTTGTGGGGTATACATACAAAAACTTTGATGCAGTGAAAGGATTAAAACATGCAG ATATGCAAAGGAGCTCATCGCTAACAAGGCCCTCCATTGGTGCTATATTTG GTTCAAATGGGATGGACTCATCTAGAGAACCAAATGGAAAGGACACACACATGCACACGGTTTCTTCTGGGGATGCGATGAGTCCATGA